One region of Oryza glaberrima chromosome 7, OglaRS2, whole genome shotgun sequence genomic DNA includes:
- the LOC127778788 gene encoding probable serine/threonine-protein kinase WNK5: MPPNPTPPRRATTTTTTTRATSGVRRGEEEQGGMAVSASAGEEEEAFEEVDPTGRFGRYADVLGLGSVKKVYRGFDQEEGIEVAWNRVRLRALADRDPAMVERLHAEVRLLRSLHHEHIIGFHKVWLDRDAGVLNFITEVCTSGSLREYRDRHRHVSVKALKKWARQILLGLDHLHTHDPCIIHRDLNCSNVFINGNTGQVKIGDLGLAAIVDKTHVAHTILGTPEFMAPELYTETYTESVDIYSYGMCVLEMVTREMPYAECDSVVQIYHSVTRGVPPAALKRIRDPELRAFIERCIGQPRNRPSAAELLRDPFFAGIDDDDSTGTLG, from the exons ATGCCCCCCAACCCgactccgccgcggcgcgcgacgacgacgacgacgacgacgagggcgacCAGCGGCGTCCgccggggggaggaggagcagggggGCATGGcggtgtcggcgtcggcgggggaggaggaggaggcgttcGAGGAGGTGGACCCGACGGGGCGGTTCGGGCGGTACGCCGACGTGCTCGGCCTCGGCTCCGTGAAGAAGGTGTACCGCGGGTTCGACCAGGAGGAAGGGATCGAGGTGGCGTGGAACCGCGTGCGGCTGCGCGCGCTCGCCGACCGCGACCCGGCCATGGTGGAGCGCCTCCACGCCGAGGtgcgcctcctccgctccctccaCCACGAGCACATCATCGGCTTCCACAAGGTCTGGCTCGACCGCGACGCCGGCGTGCTCAACTTCATCACCGAGGTCTGCACCTCCGGCAGCCTCCGCGAGTACcgcgaccgccaccgccacgtctCCGTCAAGGCGCTCAAGAAGTGGGCGCGCCAGATCCTCCTCGGACTCGACCACCTCCACACCCACGACCCCTGCATCATCCACCGCGACCTCAACTGCAGCAACGTCTTCATCAACGGCAACACCGGCCAG gTCAAGATCGGGGACCTCGGGCTGGCGGCGATCGTGGACAAGACCCACGTGGCGCACACGATCCTGGGCACGCCGGAGTTCATGGCGCCGGAGCTGTACACGGAGACGTACACGGAGTCGGTGGACATCTACTCGTACGGGATGTGCGTGCTGGAGATGGTGACGCGGGAGATGCCCTACGCCGAGTGCGACAGCGTCGTGCAGATCTACCACAGCGTCACCCGGGGCGTCCCCCCCGCCGCGCTCAAGCGCATCAGGGACCCCGAGCTCCGCGCCTTCATCGAGCGCTGCATCGGCCAGCCCCGGAACcggccctccgccgccgagctcctccgcgACCCCTTCTTCGCCggcatcgacgacgacgatagcACCGGCACGCTCGGCTAG